One segment of Etheostoma cragini isolate CJK2018 chromosome 23, CSU_Ecrag_1.0, whole genome shotgun sequence DNA contains the following:
- the LOC117938523 gene encoding toll-like receptor 1, which translates to MSTHSTTVASLIGTIAIVSLMKPDWVAGQQDEQEIKLCVTSWQRMQDLSHQNLTTVPLNLPNDTQYLDISYNSIQRLSGAPFSGLSRLCCLKVTHCGLQDISPSVFTHTPALKVLNISHNDLAFIPDISLKQLEVLDLAYNLYSSYSIPESFQKLTNLGMLSLGSTAALSVNFHDFDPLANIPLHHLVLGAGIAWQKYDSGALAKLKSLQIFSLYASFCGGSRMFENILVDLNVTRATSLRFITPFPDNCSVTSEMFNNLRTMPFIRNLTIENTWINSSFLEGFVKNVWLSHLHDLSFVNITYNEDTPEGFQFRTLNVTVNICSVTFYGVHHYQYRYPTVNISLEAISALTYLKFSRSGMNIIPCKLFSVLPSLETLDLSDNLLTDAGFWWFECSHTSVFPKLRRLSLSKNRFSSLSFISEQTHQMKTLESLDLSFNSIYLDQDCSWPAQLTELRLSNNNLGNSVFKYLSSHFEKIDLSKTGITAITQEDLSRFPKLTHLQLSFNSIQVLPADLSAPALLSLYIDRNSITSVSREVLAGLPRLRTLKAGNNPFVCSCDSHWFVMTLNKSLLLDWPLNYTCSTPPSSAGMPLSEYKTSELSCEMWLQAAVAVPVIITISAALGLLFYKCDGVWYTKMLWVWIRVRRRSTKRSHKLKNLSCSYHAFISYSHQDSGWVSSQLLPSLEGARFSLCVHERDFVPGEWIIDNIINCLESSYKTLFVLSKHFVQSEWCNYELFFAQHRAISVQQDSLVFILLEPIPTDSLPKKFLRLRSLLRQQTYLEWPNDERKQQVFWASLKSMLHMGDKSMVVKDVALALSDTARLVTD; encoded by the exons ATGTCCACACACAG CACAACCGTAGCTTCTCTGATCGGGACCATTGCCATCGTGTCCCTAATGAAACCGGACTGGGTGGCCGGACAGCAAGATGAACAGGAAATCAAACTGTGTGTCACATCGTGGCAGAGAATGCAAGACCTCTCTCATCAAAATCTGACCACTGTTCCCTTAAATCTTCCCAACGACACGCAGTATTTGGACATTTCTTACAACTCCATCCAAAGACTGAGCGGAGCTCCGTTCTCTGGACTGTCCCGGCTCTGTTGTCTGAAGGTGACTCACTGTGGCCTGCAGGACATCTCTCCCAGTGTGTTCACTCACACACCAGCACTCAAAGTTCTAAATATATCTCATAATGACTTAGCTTTCATCCCTGACATTTCATTGAAACAACTGGAAGTCCTTGATTTGGCCTACAATCTGTACAGCAGCTATAGTATTCCAGAGTCATTTCAGAAGCTGACGAATCTAGGCATGCTGTCATTGGGCAGCACAGCTGCTCTGTCAGTCAACTTCCATGACTTTGATCCATTGGCAAACATTCCTCTGCATCATCTGGTTTTGGGAGCAGGAATTGCCTGGCAAAAGTATGACTCCGGAGCGCTTGCAAAACTAAAGTCTCTTCAAATTTTTTCACTCTACGCATCTTTCTGTGGTGGATCCAGGATGTTCGAGAACATCCTTGTGGACTTGAATGTGACCAGAGCAACATCGTTGAGATTCATCACTCCATTTCCAGACAACTGCAGCGTGACCAGCGAAATGTTTAACAACCTGAGAACAATGCCATTCATACGGAATCTCACCATAGAAAACACGTGGATAAACAGCTCTTTTCTGGAGGGGTTTGTAAAGAACGTGTGGCTCTCCCACCTTCATGACCTCTCCTTTGTCAACATCACTTACAATGAAGATACACCAGAAGGATTTCAGTTTCGCACCCTTAATGTCACGGTCAATATTTGCTCAGTTACCTTCTACGGTGTGCATCATTATCAGTACAGATACCCCACAGTCAACATAAGCTTAGAGGCCATCTCAGCTCTGACCTATTTAAAGTTCTCCAGGAGCGGAATGAACATCATACCCTGCAAACTCTTCTCTGTCCTGCCGTCGCTGGAGACGCTGGATCTGTCAGATAACCTCTTAACGGACGCAGGCTTCTGGTGGTTCGAGTGTTCGCACACATCCGTCTTCCCCAAACTCAGGAGACTGTCCTTAAGCAAGAATCGCTTCAGCAGTCTTTCTTTTATCTCTGAGCAGACACATCAGATGAAGACATTAGAGTCCCTGGACCTTAGCTTCAACTCCATCTACTTGGACCAGGACTGCTCTTGGCCTGCTCAGCTGACTGAACTCAgactgagtaacaacaacctgggCAACAGTGTCTTTAAATACCTGTCCTCACACTTTGAAAAGATCGACTTGTCAAAGACGGGAATAACAGCCATAACGCAGGAGGATCTATCTCGCTTTCCCAAGCTGACCCACCTCCAACTCAGCTTTAACAGCATCCAGGTCCTCCCCGCAGATCTCAGTGCCCCGGCACTGCTCAGTCTCTACATAGACCGGAACTCTATCACATCTGTATCCAGGGAGGTCTTAGCAGGACTTCCCAGACTTCGGACCCTCAAGGCTGGAAACAATCCATTCGTCTGCTCCTGTGACTCTCATTGGTTTGTCATGACTCTGAACAAGTCCTTGCTCCTGGACTGGCCCTTGAATTACACATGCAGCACGCCGCCATCTTCTGCAGGCATGCCACTCTCAGAGTACAAAACCAGTGAACTCTCATGTGAGATGTGGCTTCAAGCTGCAGTTGCTGTTcctgtaataataacaatatctGCAGCCTTGGGTCTGCTTTTCTATAAGTGCGACGGAGTGTGGTATACAAAGATGTTATGGGTGTGGATCAGGGTGAGGAGGAGAAGCACGAAACGCTCCCACAAGTTGAAGAATCTATCCTGTAGTTATCATGCATTCATCTCCTACAGTCATCAGGACTCTGGCTGGGTGAGCAGCCAGCTGCTGCCCTCTCTGGAAGGTGCCAGGTTTTCACTCTGCGTTCACGAGCGTGACTTCGTGCCTGGTGAGTGGATCATAGACAATATCATCAACTGTCTGGAGTCCAGCTACAAAACGCTGTTTGTCCTGTCCAAACACTTCGTCCAGAGCGAATGGTGCAACTACGAGCTCTTCTTTGCCCAGCACAGAGCCATCAGTGTCCAGCAGGACTCTTTAGTCTTCATATTACTGGAGCCCATTCCGACTGACTCTCTGCCCAAAAAGTTCCTGAGACTTAGAAGTTTACTGAGGCAGCAGACATACCTGGAGTGGCCAAATGATGAACGGAAGCAGCAGGTTTTCTGGGCAAGTCTTAAATCCATGCTACACATGGGTGACAAATCAATGGTTGTGAAGGATGTGGCTCTGGCCCTTTCAGATACAGCACGTCTAGTTACAGACTAA